The bacterium genome includes the window TTACAAGCTTAAGTGCAGGGGTAGTTTAAATCGGTTATCATGGTTTTGTGCAGGACAGCACAAGCAAGCGGCAAGCCTTCGCTCGTCGCGGCTGCTGCCGGTGAGCTCGAGGGTTAGGCAACATGGCATCGTTTTCTGCTGATAGGAGGCCGAAATGTGCACATCGCGCAACAAATTCGTACTGGCTATTTTGGTGGGGACCAGCTTCGCGTATGCCGCCAGCTCTATTGCTCCAAATATCCACGCCGGTTCTAAAGTCGTAACACCAGGCGACCTGAAATGGTCGGAAAGTCCCCGTGCGCCGGGCGTACAAACGGCGCCGCTTGTGGGCGACCCGAATAAGCCGGGTCCATATGTTTTCCGCGCAAAGTATCCACCGAATACCGTCAATCGCCCGCATCATCATCCCGGAGACGAGGAGATCACTGTTCTTTCGGGTACGTTGTATTTCGGAGACGGCTTGATGATGAAACCTGCGAAAATGCTTACGTTGCCGCCAAGGACCTTTATCGCCGTGCCTGGAAAGTCATGGCACTTCCTTTTCACCAAATCGGAACCAGTGGAACTTGAGATTCATGGTATCGGACCTAGGGCGAACATTTTCGCAAGATGATCTCGTTGTGTCCGTGTTGCCTAACAAGTCGTCAGACTGTGTAAAAACTCAGACTGAAAAATCACCCAAGCCGATTATTTGAGCTATACGCGTTCAAAATAAATTTCGAATGGTAAAACCATTCGGAAAACCGATGCGTTTTTAGATGCGCCCGGAGTTTTCACACAGTCTCTCGTCAGACCGTGTGAAAACTCAAAATAGGGGAAATGAAAGGGACGCAGCGCGTGGTGCAAAAGGATTGGTTTTTAGCTCTTCCTTAGGAAAGAGCTGCGATCATTGAAATTACTCCGATAATGTTGAAGGCTCTTTTCAAGTTATAGGCCAGAACGCTCAGACTCATTTCTGTTTTTACTTTTTCTAAACCCCTCATCAGGAAGTGGTCCTGATTCATATTTCGTTTTAGTGTTCCGAAAGGATGCTCTGAGAGAGTTTGTCTAAGACTGTATTTTTGAGGATTTTGCTTGAGCCTGAAGGCCACATCATCCAGAACAGCTTCATCTTCAAGACGTGTGAGTCTTCGGTAATCGTTTCCGGTACA containing:
- a CDS encoding cupin domain-containing protein, with the translated sequence MCTSRNKFVLAILVGTSFAYAASSIAPNIHAGSKVVTPGDLKWSESPRAPGVQTAPLVGDPNKPGPYVFRAKYPPNTVNRPHHHPGDEEITVLSGTLYFGDGLMMKPAKMLTLPPRTFIAVPGKSWHFLFTKSEPVELEIHGIGPRANIFAR
- a CDS encoding transposase; translation: MLADIGYYFGRQVKACIDAGITPYIPKPNTSVNLKKKMFSKEHFTFIPENDSYLCPAGKSLTYRFSTTERGRDIRYYIASDCKRCPIKVICTGNDYRRLTRLEDEAVLDDVAFRLKQNPQKYSLRQTLSEHPFGTLKRNMNQDHFLMRGLEKVKTEMSLSVLAYNLKRAFNIIGVISMIAALS